One window from the genome of Gimesia aquarii encodes:
- the htpG gene encoding molecular chaperone HtpG, with product MDQKTPEKFTFQAEIKKLLDLLSHSLYQNREIAIRELISNASDALDKFRFLSLTEETAKEEQPLEIRLEPDEENKVLAISDNGVGMTHAELIENIGTIAHSGSLDFLKNAAGDEKEEVSLIGKFGVGFYSAFMLADKVEVLTRSYQEESGWKWESDGTGAFTIEAQEGLERGTSIRLHLRKDLDEYTSDTRLKFILKKYSTFVPYPIKLGDELVNDQPPIWLEPKTQLTQEQYDGFYQYLAHNGEEQARWHLHLSSDSPFQFHSILYCPQTNLELMGFGRTEHGISLCAKRILVQNDNRDLLPEYLRFIYGIVDSADLPLNISRESLQDNTIFRKIQKVLTKRVLSHLASIAKDDEEKYLEFYRQFGSSLREGIGTDFENRDAIAKLLRFPSSKGTSENELVSLETYLGRAEENQKQIYYLGGHDFNTIAKNPNLEIFRKKGIEVFYLADPMDEIVLSNLAKFEDHDIISIDSSEVKLPGESEEKADSEEASEKKEEHKEPVSLEFEKVLSLFEEELKDDVESVTKSDRLTDSPCCLVMPEGAISSQLQKVLSMNNKDFPTTKRILEINPDAELIKRLCTLSSNTDQHAFIKQCGRQLFWNASLMTGIATSPDEITSNIQSMMEELAQKRSPIIT from the coding sequence ATGGACCAAAAAACACCCGAAAAATTTACGTTTCAAGCAGAAATCAAAAAACTATTAGATCTGCTCTCTCACTCACTTTACCAAAACCGTGAAATCGCCATCCGAGAGCTCATATCCAACGCCTCTGATGCATTGGATAAATTCCGATTCCTCTCTTTGACGGAGGAAACCGCAAAAGAAGAGCAACCCCTGGAAATTCGTCTCGAACCGGATGAAGAAAACAAAGTTCTGGCAATCTCCGACAATGGCGTCGGTATGACACATGCAGAATTAATCGAGAACATTGGCACCATTGCCCATAGTGGTTCGCTTGATTTTTTGAAAAATGCAGCCGGTGATGAGAAAGAAGAAGTTTCTCTCATTGGAAAATTTGGCGTCGGATTTTATTCTGCCTTCATGCTCGCCGATAAAGTTGAAGTTTTGACGCGCAGCTACCAGGAAGAATCTGGCTGGAAATGGGAATCAGATGGCACAGGTGCATTCACAATTGAAGCACAAGAGGGACTGGAACGTGGAACATCGATACGATTGCACTTACGCAAAGACCTCGACGAATACACAAGCGACACACGCCTCAAATTTATCCTGAAAAAGTATTCCACTTTCGTTCCCTATCCTATCAAACTCGGCGATGAACTTGTCAACGATCAGCCTCCCATCTGGCTGGAACCGAAAACACAGCTCACACAAGAACAATATGATGGGTTTTATCAGTATTTGGCGCATAACGGAGAAGAACAGGCACGCTGGCATCTGCACCTGAGCAGTGACTCTCCCTTTCAATTTCACAGCATCTTATATTGTCCACAAACCAATCTCGAATTGATGGGCTTTGGTCGTACCGAACATGGCATCAGCCTCTGTGCAAAACGCATCCTGGTTCAAAATGACAACAGAGATTTATTGCCTGAATATCTACGATTCATATATGGAATTGTCGATTCGGCAGACCTGCCTCTGAACATCTCGCGTGAATCGCTGCAGGATAACACCATATTCCGTAAGATTCAAAAAGTGTTAACGAAACGAGTACTCTCACATCTGGCCTCCATTGCCAAAGACGATGAAGAAAAGTATTTGGAATTCTATCGTCAATTCGGCAGCAGCCTGCGAGAAGGGATTGGCACTGACTTTGAAAACCGTGATGCCATTGCCAAACTTCTGCGTTTCCCATCCTCTAAAGGGACTTCTGAAAATGAACTCGTTTCGCTAGAAACATATCTTGGGCGAGCTGAAGAAAACCAAAAACAAATATATTATCTCGGCGGTCATGATTTCAATACGATTGCCAAGAACCCGAATCTTGAGATCTTCCGTAAGAAAGGTATCGAGGTTTTCTATCTGGCAGATCCGATGGATGAGATCGTACTCTCAAACCTGGCGAAATTTGAAGATCACGATATTATCTCCATCGACTCTTCAGAGGTAAAACTTCCTGGTGAAAGTGAAGAGAAAGCAGACTCAGAAGAGGCATCGGAAAAGAAAGAAGAGCATAAGGAGCCGGTCTCTCTTGAATTCGAGAAAGTCCTTTCGTTATTTGAAGAAGAACTCAAAGACGATGTCGAATCGGTCACAAAATCAGATCGTTTGACAGACAGCCCCTGTTGTCTTGTCATGCCGGAAGGCGCTATCAGTTCTCAGCTGCAAAAAGTGTTGAGCATGAACAATAAAGATTTCCCGACGACAAAACGGATTCTGGAAATCAATCCTGATGCAGAATTGATAAAGCGTCTCTGCACGCTCTCTTCCAACACAGATCAACATGCCTTTATCAAGCAATGTGGCCGTCAACTCTTCTGGAACGCTTCCTTGATGACGGGAATCGCAACAAGTCCTGATGAAATTACGAGCAACATCCAGAGTATGATGGAAGAACTGGCTCAGAAGCGTTCGCCCATAATTACCTAA
- a CDS encoding sugar phosphate isomerase/epimerase family protein, with protein sequence MEFYSRRDFLKTTALGGALALGGGLSGTVFAGKKPARQAQYGLVTYQWAKDWDLPTLLKNCKTANVLGVELRTTHAHGVERTLNKQQRQEVAQQFADSPVTLVGIGSNERFDNPNPGVLKKAIADTKDFIKLSHDVGGTGVKVKPDSFHKGVSKEKTIEQIGRSLNQVGKYGADWGQQIRLEVHGKCAHLPTIRKILDVADHPNVAICWNCNKQDLEGKGLEENFALVKDRLGATTHIHDLIHSDYPHKQFFELMAGVNYTGWLMLEEGKQPKKETVAALAEQRKLFDQMWAQAQDS encoded by the coding sequence ATGGAATTCTACTCTCGTCGTGACTTTTTGAAAACTACCGCATTAGGGGGGGCTTTGGCACTGGGGGGAGGTCTGTCTGGTACTGTCTTTGCGGGTAAAAAGCCGGCTCGCCAGGCACAATATGGTCTCGTTACTTATCAATGGGCAAAGGATTGGGATCTGCCGACTCTGCTCAAAAACTGTAAAACAGCCAATGTATTGGGGGTAGAACTAAGAACGACACATGCACACGGTGTCGAGCGCACGCTGAACAAACAACAAAGACAGGAAGTCGCTCAACAGTTTGCCGACAGTCCGGTTACGTTAGTAGGCATTGGAAGTAATGAGCGATTTGACAATCCCAATCCAGGTGTCCTCAAGAAAGCAATTGCAGACACGAAAGACTTCATCAAACTGAGTCACGATGTGGGAGGCACCGGTGTAAAAGTGAAACCGGATTCATTTCATAAAGGTGTCTCAAAGGAAAAGACCATTGAGCAGATTGGACGTTCTTTAAACCAGGTTGGAAAATATGGAGCAGACTGGGGGCAACAGATTCGTCTGGAAGTACATGGTAAATGTGCACATCTTCCGACAATTCGGAAGATATTAGACGTTGCCGACCATCCTAATGTGGCGATTTGCTGGAATTGCAATAAGCAGGACTTGGAAGGGAAAGGGCTTGAAGAAAACTTCGCGTTGGTAAAAGACCGTCTGGGGGCTACAACGCATATTCACGATCTGATTCATTCCGACTATCCACACAAGCAATTTTTTGAGTTGATGGCAGGTGTGAACTACACAGGCTGGTTGATGCTTGAAGAAGGCAAGCAACCTAAGAAAGAGACTGTTGCAGCCTTGGCAGAACAGCGAAAACTGTTCGATCAGATGTGGGCTCAGGCGCAAGACAGTTGA
- the csrA gene encoding carbon storage regulator CsrA, with protein MLVLSRKKDEKIIIGDSITLMVIEIKNDKVRLGIEAPKDVTVHREEVYAAIKEQSLNKNSNFQSP; from the coding sequence ATGCTTGTACTCAGCCGAAAAAAAGATGAAAAAATCATCATTGGAGATTCGATCACACTGATGGTGATCGAAATTAAAAACGACAAAGTTCGTCTTGGAATTGAAGCCCCCAAAGATGTTACCGTACACCGGGAAGAAGTGTATGCGGCAATCAAAGAACAAAGTTTGAACAAAAACTCAAACTTTCAATCTCCTTGA
- a CDS encoding ABC transporter substrate-binding protein, with translation MSNLTNRSLCFCILVLVLVLSGSTSVLAQKENQSDKPTKSDSTKTDSTQTEEEEVTPLPKIEEMQVPSMDDLLKKPPVDWIVLENDRVLIVEPIYPRPNTLQQLDAALKESYSWPKPKSKEEIDEQRKMRAAFNFIQLTLIDEKESPEYQIQRKNVKQVVHHEDQILMRIDELLKSNQLRLAFELLLVLDRKHRDWPGFNQRQQRLLFLEAKDKQKLKQFEIAIAFIEDLHRRSPEYPGLSQLAGEVIDVLIKQSVKEGHFRKGHFFLKRLASMFPRQKIIAIWEESFLARSNTILNKADQQAKQNDYQSAIQFAMDASIVWPINPRLRESLLRYHNRYPVINVGVLETAFDKTPFFLERNSTRRHRKLTQIPLFEVARINQTPQYQSRFFEQWDPTDLGRRADFILRQSYASWESHPTMMAADITEFLRKKITPGNSQYDERFDSYVQSITATSPFTFSIFFDRVPLRTERLLTLPIEAKPLWEAVSTDINSENARNPKQPEIFVSNRFIVDEQTPNQVRYVRAIPEPTGLRDYNLAQINEIRYPNFEKSFQALLLGEVSVLPFLPAKLVSYFQEQEEFNVVQSAIPLSHVLQFNPESKPLKIIELRRALAYAIDRRKILTDTLLHQSQLLNGRLITAPYYTGLQTYNQQVPQREYNFPLAVALAVASQKKLGGNIPTLHMLCDPNPETQEAAKELINAWSQIGMRVTLIPNTPVEAEKKNLNWDIAYRTVTMTEPVMELWPFLTVGKGAQIESLEIFPDWLRLKLIELDEATDWETATALIKRLQLQLYSMAHIVPLWEIDQFHVFRTNIKGYADRPLNFYDNVEQWVVTPVFPNVDAFTQK, from the coding sequence ATGAGTAATTTAACAAACAGAAGTCTCTGTTTTTGTATTCTGGTATTGGTTCTCGTTTTGTCGGGATCAACATCAGTTTTGGCCCAAAAAGAGAATCAGTCAGACAAACCGACAAAGTCTGATTCTACTAAAACAGATTCAACACAAACCGAAGAAGAGGAAGTAACACCTTTACCTAAAATAGAAGAAATGCAAGTTCCTTCTATGGATGATCTGTTGAAAAAACCACCTGTAGACTGGATCGTCTTGGAAAACGATCGTGTTCTCATCGTAGAACCGATCTACCCTCGCCCCAATACTCTGCAACAACTCGATGCGGCACTAAAAGAAAGCTATAGCTGGCCTAAGCCAAAGAGCAAAGAAGAAATTGATGAACAACGAAAAATGCGTGCTGCTTTCAATTTTATCCAATTGACACTAATCGATGAAAAAGAAAGCCCTGAGTATCAAATTCAGAGAAAAAACGTCAAACAGGTCGTTCATCATGAAGACCAGATCCTGATGCGAATTGATGAATTACTGAAATCCAATCAATTACGCTTGGCATTTGAACTGCTTTTAGTCCTGGACAGAAAACATCGCGACTGGCCCGGGTTTAATCAAAGGCAACAACGACTGCTTTTTCTGGAAGCTAAAGATAAGCAAAAACTAAAACAATTTGAAATCGCAATCGCGTTTATTGAAGATCTGCATCGTCGGTCACCTGAATACCCCGGCTTAAGTCAGCTCGCCGGTGAAGTGATTGACGTTCTGATCAAGCAATCGGTAAAGGAAGGACATTTCCGAAAAGGTCACTTTTTTTTGAAGCGTCTGGCAAGCATGTTTCCCCGGCAAAAAATCATTGCGATCTGGGAGGAATCCTTTCTGGCCCGCTCGAATACAATTCTGAACAAAGCAGATCAGCAAGCAAAACAGAACGATTATCAAAGTGCGATTCAGTTCGCGATGGACGCTTCCATTGTCTGGCCAATCAATCCTCGCTTGCGTGAATCATTATTACGTTACCATAACCGTTATCCCGTCATTAATGTCGGCGTTCTCGAGACAGCTTTCGATAAAACTCCGTTCTTTCTGGAACGAAACTCGACGCGCCGACATCGGAAGTTAACACAAATCCCCTTATTTGAAGTCGCTCGTATCAATCAAACTCCCCAATATCAAAGTCGGTTTTTTGAACAGTGGGATCCAACAGATCTGGGGCGCCGTGCGGACTTTATTTTGAGACAATCGTACGCATCCTGGGAATCGCATCCCACTATGATGGCTGCTGATATCACTGAGTTCCTCCGAAAGAAAATCACCCCGGGAAACAGTCAATATGACGAACGATTCGACAGCTATGTTCAATCAATCACAGCGACCAGTCCCTTTACCTTTAGTATCTTTTTTGATCGAGTCCCTTTACGAACAGAGAGGTTATTAACGCTTCCCATAGAAGCCAAACCACTCTGGGAGGCAGTATCAACCGATATCAATTCAGAAAATGCACGCAACCCCAAGCAACCGGAGATCTTTGTTTCTAATCGTTTTATCGTAGATGAACAGACACCGAACCAGGTACGTTATGTTCGTGCTATTCCTGAGCCAACCGGATTACGCGATTATAATCTGGCTCAGATCAATGAAATTCGCTATCCCAATTTTGAAAAGTCATTTCAGGCCTTATTACTGGGAGAAGTGTCTGTACTCCCGTTTCTTCCAGCTAAACTGGTCTCTTATTTTCAAGAACAGGAAGAATTTAACGTCGTCCAGAGTGCAATCCCTTTATCACATGTTTTGCAATTCAACCCGGAAAGTAAGCCACTCAAAATCATTGAGCTACGCAGAGCACTCGCCTATGCAATCGATCGCAGGAAAATTTTGACGGACACCCTGTTGCATCAATCTCAACTTTTGAACGGTCGCTTGATCACCGCTCCTTATTACACAGGGCTACAAACTTATAACCAGCAAGTTCCTCAACGTGAGTATAATTTTCCTTTAGCAGTTGCGTTGGCTGTCGCATCCCAAAAGAAACTGGGAGGAAACATCCCAACACTGCATATGCTCTGTGATCCTAATCCGGAAACGCAGGAAGCAGCGAAGGAATTAATCAATGCCTGGTCACAAATTGGTATGAGAGTCACACTCATTCCCAATACACCAGTCGAAGCTGAGAAGAAAAATTTGAATTGGGACATCGCCTATCGTACTGTCACCATGACAGAACCAGTTATGGAGCTCTGGCCATTCCTCACTGTTGGAAAGGGAGCCCAAATTGAATCACTCGAAATTTTTCCTGACTGGCTGAGATTAAAATTGATCGAACTGGATGAAGCAACCGACTGGGAAACAGCAACGGCACTCATCAAAAGGTTGCAGCTGCAATTATATTCAATGGCACATATTGTCCCATTATGGGAAATCGACCAGTTTCATGTATTTCGGACGAACATAAAGGGCTATGCAGATCGTCCTCTTAATTTTTACGACAATGTAGAACAGTGGGTTGTAACCCCTGTTTTTCCGAATGTGGATGCATTCACACAAAAATAG
- a CDS encoding outer membrane protein assembly factor BamB family protein, with protein MASLEISLLSGKTQKIELSKKQPISIGSHTSNDLQIEGVASMQCRISWNKKGYEILAATSDGIDVNGTMSGRTLLNDGDLIRIGEADILFVDEVDLLDLSSPLPDTSNDKNESSMYDLQPISENEFEAELRSPSKPQEKSSTLRSKSSKESSRKQESKSAKNKVSKSRKEKKAPKVEPPPVEELPADDDLDLESAAELLEDVSSKETPQAPESTFLSRTSDHGSDELEGANETTDTEDKSTLSLKDRIRKRASKNAVRPGERQITRSPLVLSLTGGGILLALTALTFWFIIGRDTAKRHFDAAVQEMEAGKYSQAIQLFENFQENFSKSDYVDEARIFLSKSLVEKEISGSTPAWKSGLEATDKFIKKHRDDSDFKSQHSTIADYGQRIALGSVETASRTKDRELLVVSKNAEKILTRYSPQDVPPTETLAKIKAGYEKAEAEILRKEVFDVAVLEIEESIKQKDTLKALKRRRHLLDRYPYYNNDRKMSTVLDQILEVEKGLIKINNEPVAASNEEYPETFPQVVTLALHTRSRSNAVSDGRNVFALANGSCFGIDSITGDPIWRRPIGLDAPFAPLTVTGTEPALLLYDSRHQDLVCVSQKNGKLIWRQALPSRPTGQPLIHQGLIVISCESGDLLSLDLISGNRISQLKFAQPLIGAPGLVYGEQAVAVAGHEAVIYLVSLRPFECKRVTAIGHRPGTIRIPIIPMGKLLMVCENDRADSALLHILDGNGENASLNELEQFRIKGHVQSPPVLRGKQLFLPTVPERITAFTVTDEEGKRKLTEIASYQLQDPLSCQIYLSAGSGGQLWMSSSALRKFTLLNSGIKLDKKKIADGLGAQPMQLIGNNLYLARRLLSSNSVIFTIANRDEMSSSWKSILGTDILATYSYGENGLVCVTSDGDIFRLRGKDFGPDGTSFRERTITQLKLPEGLTEPLKTTQLSDGKIAVYCGSPEPTLWILNSFGQLEQTIPLKAPLDTMPILIGDGIALPFHKKISVYRKGRGLNTVQDFVLPDDVDAKVNWKQLIPISKNQCIALTSSGQIFTLQYRTTPARHLAVVSMTDNKQPIDFNAGISKNFIAISDASGQLQLLDAKTGQQTGKLQIASPSANDLWITNNLLFVESKQKLSCFDISNGLKKRWDLKLSDSSLAGQPAMYEDQILLTLRNGTLITVEAKTGKIQTEFNTPLPTSGATVNLDQIMLVPTVDGSLYRIDQVLQQKGQASL; from the coding sequence ATGGCCAGTTTAGAAATTTCACTATTATCCGGAAAAACTCAAAAGATTGAGTTATCCAAAAAACAGCCAATATCCATTGGCAGTCATACTTCGAATGATTTGCAGATTGAAGGTGTTGCATCAATGCAATGCCGTATAAGTTGGAATAAAAAAGGATATGAAATTCTTGCTGCAACCAGTGATGGGATTGACGTCAACGGAACAATGTCCGGAAGGACGCTCTTAAATGATGGTGATTTAATCCGGATCGGAGAAGCGGATATACTGTTTGTAGACGAAGTCGATCTACTTGATTTGTCTTCTCCACTACCTGACACTTCCAACGACAAAAATGAATCATCAATGTATGATCTGCAGCCGATCAGCGAGAACGAGTTTGAAGCTGAATTGCGTTCTCCTTCAAAACCACAGGAAAAAAGCAGTACACTCCGTTCCAAATCTTCCAAAGAATCATCCAGGAAACAAGAATCGAAATCTGCAAAAAACAAAGTCTCGAAGTCTAGAAAAGAAAAAAAGGCACCCAAAGTAGAACCACCGCCAGTCGAAGAATTGCCTGCCGATGATGATCTCGACCTGGAGTCTGCTGCAGAACTACTTGAAGATGTAAGTTCTAAAGAAACTCCCCAAGCTCCTGAAAGCACTTTTTTATCTCGCACGAGTGATCATGGTTCAGATGAATTAGAAGGTGCCAATGAAACAACAGATACTGAAGACAAAAGTACGCTTTCATTAAAGGATCGCATACGTAAGCGAGCTTCAAAAAATGCTGTACGTCCCGGGGAACGTCAAATCACCCGCTCTCCTTTAGTCCTCTCACTCACCGGTGGTGGTATTCTTTTAGCGCTCACAGCACTGACTTTCTGGTTCATTATTGGACGCGATACTGCCAAACGACACTTTGACGCGGCCGTCCAGGAAATGGAAGCGGGGAAATACTCCCAGGCAATACAGCTCTTCGAAAATTTCCAGGAAAATTTTAGTAAAAGCGATTATGTCGATGAAGCACGTATCTTTCTCAGCAAGTCATTAGTGGAGAAGGAAATTTCGGGATCAACACCAGCCTGGAAATCAGGATTGGAGGCGACTGATAAATTCATCAAAAAGCATAGAGATGACTCTGACTTTAAAAGCCAGCACTCAACAATAGCCGATTATGGACAGCGAATTGCACTCGGATCTGTAGAAACAGCCAGCCGAACGAAAGATCGTGAATTGTTAGTGGTATCAAAGAATGCCGAGAAGATACTGACTCGATATAGCCCTCAAGATGTACCTCCAACTGAAACTTTAGCGAAAATCAAAGCCGGTTATGAAAAAGCAGAGGCCGAAATTCTGAGGAAAGAGGTATTTGATGTCGCAGTCTTGGAAATTGAAGAGTCAATCAAACAAAAAGATACTCTAAAAGCATTGAAACGCAGACGGCATCTGCTGGATCGCTATCCGTATTATAACAATGATCGCAAGATGTCGACCGTACTTGATCAAATTCTCGAAGTCGAAAAAGGTCTCATCAAAATAAATAACGAACCTGTTGCCGCTTCGAATGAAGAATACCCTGAAACATTTCCGCAAGTCGTCACATTGGCACTGCATACTCGCTCTCGCTCCAATGCAGTTTCGGACGGACGAAACGTATTCGCATTGGCCAATGGTAGTTGCTTTGGGATTGATTCCATTACAGGAGATCCTATCTGGCGACGTCCGATTGGCTTGGATGCACCCTTTGCACCATTGACTGTCACAGGAACCGAACCCGCCTTACTCCTCTATGATTCGAGACATCAGGATCTGGTTTGTGTCTCACAAAAAAATGGGAAATTGATCTGGCGTCAAGCATTACCCTCTCGACCGACGGGACAACCATTGATACATCAGGGGCTCATTGTCATATCATGTGAATCTGGTGATTTGCTCAGCCTTGATTTGATCAGTGGTAATCGCATTTCTCAACTTAAGTTTGCTCAGCCATTGATCGGTGCTCCCGGACTGGTCTATGGAGAACAAGCCGTCGCCGTCGCGGGACATGAAGCTGTTATTTATCTTGTTTCATTACGTCCTTTTGAATGTAAACGCGTCACAGCGATCGGGCATCGACCGGGAACGATACGGATCCCTATTATTCCAATGGGAAAACTACTGATGGTTTGTGAGAACGACCGCGCAGACTCTGCTCTACTGCATATACTGGATGGAAATGGTGAGAATGCCTCTCTCAACGAACTGGAGCAATTCCGTATTAAAGGTCATGTGCAAAGCCCACCTGTGCTACGTGGCAAACAGTTATTTTTACCCACTGTTCCAGAACGCATTACAGCTTTTACGGTGACCGATGAGGAAGGTAAAAGAAAACTGACTGAAATTGCCTCGTATCAGTTACAAGATCCACTTTCATGCCAGATCTATCTGTCGGCCGGTTCCGGTGGACAACTTTGGATGAGCAGTTCTGCATTACGCAAGTTTACGCTTCTCAATTCCGGTATCAAACTAGACAAGAAAAAGATTGCCGATGGCCTGGGAGCACAACCGATGCAGTTGATTGGCAATAATCTGTATCTTGCCCGGCGACTCCTCTCCTCAAACTCGGTCATTTTTACGATCGCTAATCGCGATGAGATGAGCAGTTCCTGGAAATCGATTCTTGGCACAGACATTCTGGCAACGTATTCGTATGGTGAAAATGGTCTGGTTTGCGTCACATCTGATGGTGATATTTTTCGACTCCGTGGTAAAGATTTTGGTCCCGATGGCACAAGTTTCAGAGAGAGAACCATCACCCAGCTCAAACTCCCCGAAGGGCTGACTGAACCACTTAAAACGACCCAACTGTCTGATGGTAAAATTGCAGTCTACTGCGGCTCCCCGGAACCGACACTCTGGATTCTCAATTCATTTGGCCAACTGGAACAAACAATACCATTGAAAGCACCTTTAGACACAATGCCGATTCTAATCGGAGATGGGATCGCACTTCCGTTCCATAAAAAAATCTCGGTATACCGTAAAGGACGAGGTTTAAACACCGTACAAGATTTTGTTCTGCCAGATGATGTTGATGCAAAAGTCAATTGGAAGCAACTCATTCCCATTTCGAAAAATCAATGTATCGCATTAACTTCCAGCGGCCAGATTTTTACTTTGCAATATCGAACAACTCCCGCACGTCACCTCGCTGTTGTATCAATGACTGACAATAAACAACCCATCGATTTTAATGCAGGGATTAGTAAGAATTTCATAGCCATTTCAGATGCCTCAGGACAGCTACAATTACTTGATGCCAAGACTGGTCAACAAACAGGAAAACTCCAAATAGCATCTCCGTCTGCCAATGATCTCTGGATCACAAATAATCTCCTGTTTGTAGAATCGAAACAAAAATTAAGCTGCTTCGATATCAGTAACGGCCTGAAAAAACGGTGGGACTTAAAATTGTCTGATTCTTCCCTCGCAGGTCAACCCGCCATGTATGAGGATCAAATCTTACTAACTCTGCGCAACGGCACATTAATCACAGTCGAAGCCAAAACTGGAAAAATTCAAACAGAATTTAACACCCCCCTCCCCACGAGTGGAGCCACTGTGAATCTGGATCAGATAATGCTGGTACCAACTGTGGATGGAAGCCTTTATCGTATCGATCAGGTCCTGCAGCAGAAAGGACAGGCTTCGCTATGA
- a CDS encoding ExbD/TolR family protein, whose translation MPIKFYCQKCGQKLSVASKKAGKSVSCPACQRQITIPLKSEDRRTEVAENTPQAPPQTEKTPQATSVNQEENQLLDDLDDLGPLGESWDEILEGDWEQAAAAEETAQPVIEKQVEEKEKSPPSSEEKQQTKSHPEPAPELDTSESEERTPQSEPEVASQKIEAKTQSKETATVPPTKPRNDVEEDEDDDEGFSIRSAESEFEEMDLTPMVDVTFLLLIFFMITASFSLQKSIQVPPPNPDEDGVSQSLQTLDDFREESIIVEIDNNNGIYVDDIKLSNSSEIVQAILDRRDQGGKPKSELVLSAHNAARHETVVAVVDAANEVGMQKIRLASYRGPED comes from the coding sequence ATGCCTATCAAATTCTACTGTCAAAAATGTGGTCAAAAGCTAAGTGTCGCTAGCAAGAAGGCAGGAAAATCGGTTTCCTGCCCTGCCTGCCAGCGTCAAATTACGATCCCATTAAAAAGTGAAGACCGTCGAACGGAAGTAGCAGAAAATACTCCTCAAGCTCCCCCTCAAACAGAAAAAACGCCTCAAGCCACTTCAGTCAATCAGGAAGAAAATCAATTACTTGACGATTTGGATGACTTAGGCCCGCTAGGTGAAAGTTGGGATGAAATTCTGGAAGGAGATTGGGAACAAGCTGCAGCCGCAGAAGAGACTGCGCAGCCCGTAATCGAAAAGCAGGTTGAAGAAAAAGAGAAGTCTCCCCCAAGCTCTGAAGAGAAACAGCAAACGAAATCACATCCCGAACCAGCTCCTGAACTCGACACCAGCGAATCTGAAGAACGTACTCCTCAGTCAGAACCGGAAGTGGCATCCCAAAAAATAGAGGCTAAAACACAATCGAAAGAAACTGCAACAGTTCCTCCCACAAAACCCAGAAATGACGTAGAAGAAGATGAAGACGATGATGAGGGGTTTTCCATTCGGAGTGCGGAGTCGGAATTTGAAGAAATGGACCTGACACCGATGGTGGATGTCACCTTTCTCTTACTCATTTTCTTTATGATTACCGCATCATTCAGTCTGCAAAAAAGCATACAGGTACCTCCTCCGAATCCAGATGAAGATGGTGTTTCCCAGTCGTTACAAACTCTGGATGACTTTCGTGAAGAGTCTATCATTGTCGAAATTGATAACAATAATGGGATTTATGTTGATGATATCAAACTCTCAAACTCTTCCGAAATTGTTCAAGCAATTTTGGACCGTCGCGATCAAGGAGGAAAACCGAAATCCGAATTAGTGCTTAGTGCACACAATGCCGCCAGACATGAAACAGTGGTCGCAGTTGTCGATGCGGCTAATGAAGTTGGTATGCAAAAAATCAGACTCGCTTCCTACCGTGGTCCTGAAGATTGA
- a CDS encoding ExbD/TolR family protein: MARKKTIFEIDEDSWKKRPTSRGTGDDLDITPMIDVTFLLLIFFMVTSTMQATQDSDVPVARHGVGVDTRLSTTILVHNDGNGLNGKSVVEFKESGGATEVSLEELTAKVRERVQNGVSDVIIKADRGVPHGFVQEVTRAVTEVDGVKFYIGIEEKKNN; the protein is encoded by the coding sequence ATGGCTAGAAAAAAAACAATATTCGAAATAGATGAAGATAGTTGGAAAAAACGACCAACATCTCGCGGCACCGGTGACGACTTGGACATTACCCCCATGATTGATGTCACGTTTCTCCTTCTGATCTTCTTTATGGTCACTTCGACAATGCAGGCAACCCAGGACTCAGATGTCCCGGTTGCCCGACATGGAGTTGGAGTTGATACCCGACTTTCTACAACAATTTTAGTTCATAATGATGGAAACGGATTAAATGGAAAGAGTGTCGTTGAATTTAAAGAATCAGGGGGCGCCACCGAAGTTTCACTGGAAGAGCTGACAGCAAAAGTTCGCGAGCGCGTTCAAAATGGTGTCAGCGATGTCATTATCAAAGCAGATCGGGGCGTGCCACATGGATTTGTCCAGGAAGTGACTCGGGCAGTAACAGAAGTGGATGGAGTGAAATTTTATATTGGAATTGAAGAGAAAAAGAATAATTGA